From Lolium perenne isolate Kyuss_39 chromosome 5, Kyuss_2.0, whole genome shotgun sequence, a single genomic window includes:
- the LOC127320840 gene encoding uncharacterized protein: MLLPLVNMQAPPEKSCMHQQMMTKVSISILVMALPVLYVSVLHVPPSTLFRDTTFWFLMSNSIIVVIAADSGMLFFGSSSPAAYVDDRPFLASGDASTVVPVEELLPVVIMNDDQGLVVARDVVHGDTVVAMDAHALVARGDHGVVKPERQEMTPVEDGVTVKARLTASRSLAREERAARRRRSRSHSHALAAAVPEDPVVEDKSVVVVREEKLRRTATEVRRRPTAAAAEEEEESEFYARLSDEELNRRVEDFITRFNREIRMQVEKELQA; encoded by the coding sequence ATGCTGCTGCCTCTGGTGAACATGCAAGCTCCTCCGGAGAAGAGCTGCATGCATCAGCAGATGATGACCAAGGTGTCCATCTCGATCCTGGTGATGGCGCTGCCGGTGCTCTACGTCTCTGTCCTCCACGTGCCGCCTTCCACGCTCTTCCGGGACACCACCTTCTGGTTCCTCATGTCCAACTccatcatcgtcgtcatcgccgCCGACTCCGGCATGCTCTTCTTCGGCTCATCCTCCCCcgccgcctacgtcgacgaccgtCCCTTCCTGGCCTCCGGTGACGCGTCGACGGTTGTGCCCGTCGAAGAGCTCCTGCCTGTGGTCATCATGAACGACGACCAAGGGTTGGTTGTTGCGAGGGACGTCGTCCATGGCGATACGGTGGTCGCCATGGACGCCCACGCATTGGTTgcgagaggcgaccatggcgtcgTTAAGCCTGAAAGACAAGAGATGACGCCGGTGGAGGACGGCGTGACGGTGAAAGCGAGGCTGACGGCGAGCAGGAGCctggcgagggaggagagggcggcAAGGAGGCGGCGGAGCAGGTCCCACTCGCACGCGCTCGCGGCCGCCGTGCCCGAAGATCCGGTGGTTGAGGACAAGAGCGTGGTGGTCGTGAGGGAGGAGAAGCTCCGGCGGACAGCAACGGAGGTGCGGCGGCGTCCGACCGCCGCggccgcggaggaggaggaggagagcgagTTCTACGCGAGGCTCTCTGACGAAGAGCTGAACCGGAGGGTGGAGGACTTCATTACCAGGTTCAACAGGGAGATCAGGATGCAGGTCGAGAAGGAACTACAAGCCTGA